A genomic stretch from Echeneis naucrates chromosome 6, fEcheNa1.1, whole genome shotgun sequence includes:
- the LOC115045477 gene encoding uncharacterized protein LOC115045477 isoform X1, whose translation MSTDRPKRNIIKKKYDISDGMPWCEERLVRKVLFLSLREFRDTHRANHKHSHIHTRAHKRTSKNTHLHAPRKAQTLPNTHTQKNARTRQSSLSQQGFTHRPPNTHTHKNTHSSQNMHISEHTHHHDQTNKGQNLSQDSHTPKNKCMYTHQSTHTESRACIGNTTHSTQQTDTHKHTHSVQKNLVSTRTLRSHKTQHTEHLLNYKLTGSDKNTHSAQCRHSVKNTCTSEHTPTLLRMSVPARTLRSHTPMSLSGSRVNGISHCQSLLSTWSWPLQSRPPQRRSANIHCDRDDPASKRPRLQAQRKFAQSPPSSPGPPTLMTSAQSNHTNNLAVVTCLTRRRPKTEDFLSFLCLRGSAALPSNMAFLANGREKEPAENQNLTSYLSASQRTSADGKNMSIFSRRAAQRDSRSLRGRPEGSAAVSFFCPLAAPAKGKREKEGQEEEQQKRKEKMQEEKREGTQKHLLRPRHLSLQVAMVTGLAQQRPSCVRSIPPLKPSAGVGNRRSPRPRARPSNTCKPRGHSHSRPQETNNRHLSRLRNHQLPRKQQLPLHHRTVSNYYSNPKTFNGLQNSGRNSGRTAAQVPLTNGSVVRQQSDSPRVLRLSRRRRGLPPDTSPATPNQGSLDNISSKKCRTLQVSKADVSVENPCQISEAVQEEANSGKDIRVEYVSHNGRTTGSHNEELGQDRCGRDEEMKLDTSCISEAIQDKVRVGKLSLARLADPEPCQEKVSFNNVITDYDISPVSEVVCRHVREKRFQRNPPGSSTISKPITRPTDSRTAARTATARTPITRTAINSVTSTDVLTEPAGNYSAKHTAKGTNKDMIKDITKRTSPANSYSTHNSKGASNYSPSDTTEDSTKDSTPVSSYSSTSKGSTKGLTQTKPSTSAIKTRTSPRILLKR comes from the exons ATGAGTACAGACAGACCCAAACGAAACATCATCAAAAAGAAATAC GACATCAGTGATGGAATGCCATGGTGTGAGGAACGTCTGGTTCGCAAAGTTCTGTTCCTCTCCCTCAGGGAATTCAGAGACACACATCGTGCCAATcacaagcactcacacatacacacacgcgcacacaaacgAACGTcgaaaaacacacaccttcatGCTCCTCGAAAGGCTCAGACGctacctaacacacacacacagaagaatgCACGTACAAGACAGAGCTCCCTGTCACAACAAGGATTCACACACAgaccaccaaacacacacacacacaaaaacacacacagttcacaaaacatgcacatttcagaacacacacaccatcatgaTCAAACCAACAAAGGGCAAAACTTGTCTCAGGactcacacacaccaaaaaataaatgtatgtacaCACATCAGAGCACGCACACAGAGTCCAGAGCTTGTATAGGGAATACTACGCATAGCAcacagcaaacagacacacacaaacatacacactcagtCCAGAAGAACTTGGTTTCGACCCGGACCCTACGTTCTcataaaacacagcacacagagcaTCTGCTGAACTACAAActcacaggaagtgacaaaaatacacacagtgcTCAGTGCAGACACTCAGTGAAAAACACCTGCACATCTGAACACACACCGACGCTGCTGAGAATGTCGGTCCCAGCCCGGACTCTGAGATCCCACACTCCCATGAGCCTCAGCG GCTCCCGGGTTAATGGCATCAGCCACTGCCAGTCCCTCCTGTCAACCTGGAGCTGGCCCTTACAGAGTCGTCCTCCACAGCGACGCTCTGCCAACATACATTGTGACAGGGACGACCCTGCCAGCAAGAG ACCACGGCTGCAAGCCCAGAGGAAGTTTGCACAGTCACCTCCCAGCTCTCCAGGACCACCAACACTGATGACCTCAGCACAGAGTAACCACACCAACAACCTGGCTGTTGTCACCTGTCTGACCAGACGTCGACCCAAGACAGAGGatttcttgtcttttctctgtttgagaG GTTCAGCAGCGTTGCCTAGCAACATGGCATTTTTAGCAAATGGACGAGAGAAGGAGCCAGCTGAGAATCAGAATCTTACTTCCTACCTTTCTGCCAGTCAAAGGACTTCAGCTGATGGGAAGAACATGAGCATATTCAGTAGAAGAGCAG CGCAACGGGACTCTCGGTCTCTGAGAGGGAGGCCTGAAGGCTCCGCAGCAGTCAGCTTTTTCTGTCCCCTAGCTGCCCCAGCAAAGggcaagagggagaaagaaggacaagaggaagaacagcagaagagaaaagagaagatgcaggaggaaaagagggagggaactCAGAAACACCTCCTGAGACCTCGCCATCTCTCCCTCCAG gttgccatggtgactggTCTCGCGCAACAAAGACCCTCTTGTGTCAGGTCAATTCCTCCCTTAAAGCCAAGCGCAGGGGTTGGGAACAGACGATCACCCAGGCCCCGCGCAAGGCCTAGCAATACCTGTAAACCAAGAGGCCATTCCCACAGCAGACCCCAAGAAACCAACAACAGACACCTCTCCCGACTTAGAAACCACCAACTGCCTCGAAAACAGCAACTTCCTCTGCACCACCGAACAGTCTCTAACTACTATAGCAACCCCAAGACCTTTAATGGTCTCCAAAACTCAGGGAGAAATTCGGGCAGGACTGCAGCTCAAGTACCATTGACTAATGGTTCAGTTGTCAGACAGCAAAGTGACAGCCCTCGGGTCCTGAGGTTGTCAAGAAGGAGGAGGGGCCTCCCACCAGATACCAGCCCAGCCACTCCAAACCAGGGCTCTTTGGACAACATCTCATCAAAGAAATGCAGAACATTGCAGGTCAGCAAGGCTGATGTCTCAGTGGAGAATCCCTGCCAAATTAGTGAGGCTGTACAGGAGGAGGCCAACAGTGGTAAAGATATTAGAGTGGAGTATGTGAGCCATAATGGTAGAACCACTGGAAGCCACAATGAAGAACTCGGACAAGACAGATGTGGTCGTGATGAGGAGATGAAACTTGACACTAGCTGTATCAGTGAAGCTATACAGGACAAAGTAAGAGTTGGAAAGTTGAGTTTGGCGAGGCTCGCTGACCCAGAACCTTGTCAAGAAAAGGTCAGCTTCAACAATGTCATCACAGACTATGACATCAGCCCTGTCAGTGAGGTCGTATGCAGACATGTAAGAGAAAAAAGATTCCAGAGAAATCCTCCGGGTTCATCCACAATCTCCAAGCCAATTACCAGACCTACCGATTCTAGGACTGCTGCCAGAACTGCAACCGCAAGGACTCCTATAACTAGAACTGCTATCAACTCAGTGACATCTACTGATGTACTCACCGAGCCAGCAGGCAATTATTCTGCCAAGCACACTGCTAAGGGAACTAACAAAGATATGATCAAGGACATTACCAAGCGTACTTCACCAGCCAACAGTTACTCAACCCATAATTCCAAAGGTGCTTCAAATTACTCTCCAAGTGATACCACAGAGGACTCCACTAAGGACAGTACACCTGTCAGTAGCTATTCTAGCACTTCCAAGGGCTCAACAAAGGGCCTTACCCAGACCAAGCCTTCTACCTCAGCTATTAAGACCAGGACCAGCCCCAGAATCCTTTTGAAGCGCTAA
- the LOC115045477 gene encoding uncharacterized protein LOC115045477 isoform X2, whose product MAFLANGREKEPAENQNLTSYLSASQRTSADGKNMSIFSRRAAQRDSRSLRGRPEGSAAVSFFCPLAAPAKGKREKEGQEEEQQKRKEKMQEEKREGTQKHLLRPRHLSLQVAMVTGLAQQRPSCVRSIPPLKPSAGVGNRRSPRPRARPSNTCKPRGHSHSRPQETNNRHLSRLRNHQLPRKQQLPLHHRTVSNYYSNPKTFNGLQNSGRNSGRTAAQVPLTNGSVVRQQSDSPRVLRLSRRRRGLPPDTSPATPNQGSLDNISSKKCRTLQVSKADVSVENPCQISEAVQEEANSGKDIRVEYVSHNGRTTGSHNEELGQDRCGRDEEMKLDTSCISEAIQDKVRVGKLSLARLADPEPCQEKVSFNNVITDYDISPVSEVVCRHVREKRFQRNPPGSSTISKPITRPTDSRTAARTATARTPITRTAINSVTSTDVLTEPAGNYSAKHTAKGTNKDMIKDITKRTSPANSYSTHNSKGASNYSPSDTTEDSTKDSTPVSSYSSTSKGSTKGLTQTKPSTSAIKTRTSPRILLKR is encoded by the exons ATGGCATTTTTAGCAAATGGACGAGAGAAGGAGCCAGCTGAGAATCAGAATCTTACTTCCTACCTTTCTGCCAGTCAAAGGACTTCAGCTGATGGGAAGAACATGAGCATATTCAGTAGAAGAGCAG CGCAACGGGACTCTCGGTCTCTGAGAGGGAGGCCTGAAGGCTCCGCAGCAGTCAGCTTTTTCTGTCCCCTAGCTGCCCCAGCAAAGggcaagagggagaaagaaggacaagaggaagaacagcagaagagaaaagagaagatgcaggaggaaaagagggagggaactCAGAAACACCTCCTGAGACCTCGCCATCTCTCCCTCCAG gttgccatggtgactggTCTCGCGCAACAAAGACCCTCTTGTGTCAGGTCAATTCCTCCCTTAAAGCCAAGCGCAGGGGTTGGGAACAGACGATCACCCAGGCCCCGCGCAAGGCCTAGCAATACCTGTAAACCAAGAGGCCATTCCCACAGCAGACCCCAAGAAACCAACAACAGACACCTCTCCCGACTTAGAAACCACCAACTGCCTCGAAAACAGCAACTTCCTCTGCACCACCGAACAGTCTCTAACTACTATAGCAACCCCAAGACCTTTAATGGTCTCCAAAACTCAGGGAGAAATTCGGGCAGGACTGCAGCTCAAGTACCATTGACTAATGGTTCAGTTGTCAGACAGCAAAGTGACAGCCCTCGGGTCCTGAGGTTGTCAAGAAGGAGGAGGGGCCTCCCACCAGATACCAGCCCAGCCACTCCAAACCAGGGCTCTTTGGACAACATCTCATCAAAGAAATGCAGAACATTGCAGGTCAGCAAGGCTGATGTCTCAGTGGAGAATCCCTGCCAAATTAGTGAGGCTGTACAGGAGGAGGCCAACAGTGGTAAAGATATTAGAGTGGAGTATGTGAGCCATAATGGTAGAACCACTGGAAGCCACAATGAAGAACTCGGACAAGACAGATGTGGTCGTGATGAGGAGATGAAACTTGACACTAGCTGTATCAGTGAAGCTATACAGGACAAAGTAAGAGTTGGAAAGTTGAGTTTGGCGAGGCTCGCTGACCCAGAACCTTGTCAAGAAAAGGTCAGCTTCAACAATGTCATCACAGACTATGACATCAGCCCTGTCAGTGAGGTCGTATGCAGACATGTAAGAGAAAAAAGATTCCAGAGAAATCCTCCGGGTTCATCCACAATCTCCAAGCCAATTACCAGACCTACCGATTCTAGGACTGCTGCCAGAACTGCAACCGCAAGGACTCCTATAACTAGAACTGCTATCAACTCAGTGACATCTACTGATGTACTCACCGAGCCAGCAGGCAATTATTCTGCCAAGCACACTGCTAAGGGAACTAACAAAGATATGATCAAGGACATTACCAAGCGTACTTCACCAGCCAACAGTTACTCAACCCATAATTCCAAAGGTGCTTCAAATTACTCTCCAAGTGATACCACAGAGGACTCCACTAAGGACAGTACACCTGTCAGTAGCTATTCTAGCACTTCCAAGGGCTCAACAAAGGGCCTTACCCAGACCAAGCCTTCTACCTCAGCTATTAAGACCAGGACCAGCCCCAGAATCCTTTTGAAGCGCTAA